A window of the Listeria swaminathanii genome harbors these coding sequences:
- a CDS encoding 6-phospho-beta-glucosidase, whose translation MKKGVKIVTIGGGSSYTPELVEGFIKRYHELPIRELWLVDIEAGREKLEIVGNMAKRMVKAANIDCEVHLTLDRREALKDADFVTTQFRVGLLEARIKDERIPLSHGIIGQETNGAGGMFKAFRTIPVILGIVEDMRELCPDAWLINFTNPAGMVTEAVLRYGNWDKVIGLCNVPIGAVKSASDVLGKPEEDLFFKFAGINHLHWHRVFDKDGTELTEKVIDGLYAPDANPGKVVENIKNMRFLYEQVKHLKMLPCPYHRYYYMTDAMLEEELASFKNEGTRGEVVKKLEDSLFELYKDPNLDYKPEELSKRGGAHYSDAACEIINSIYNNKGTVMVVSTRNNGAIDDVPYDSAVEITSVIRAHGAEPINFGKFPPAQRGLLQVMKSMEELTIEAAVTGDYATALQAFTSNPLVPSGDLAKTILDEMLEAHKEFLPQFAK comes from the coding sequence ATGAAAAAAGGTGTAAAAATCGTTACAATCGGTGGGGGTTCCAGTTACACACCAGAACTTGTTGAAGGATTTATTAAACGCTATCATGAACTTCCAATCAGAGAACTTTGGCTAGTAGATATTGAAGCTGGTCGTGAAAAACTAGAAATCGTTGGTAATATGGCAAAACGTATGGTTAAAGCAGCAAACATTGACTGCGAAGTGCATTTAACACTCGACCGTCGTGAAGCTTTAAAAGATGCAGATTTTGTTACAACACAATTTCGTGTTGGTTTATTAGAGGCCCGTATTAAAGATGAAAGAATTCCACTTAGTCACGGCATTATCGGCCAAGAAACAAACGGTGCGGGTGGAATGTTTAAAGCATTCCGTACGATTCCAGTTATTCTTGGTATTGTAGAAGATATGCGCGAACTTTGCCCAGATGCTTGGTTAATCAACTTTACAAACCCAGCAGGTATGGTAACAGAAGCAGTTCTTCGTTACGGCAACTGGGATAAAGTTATCGGTCTTTGTAACGTGCCAATCGGAGCAGTGAAAAGTGCATCCGACGTTCTTGGCAAACCAGAAGAAGATTTATTCTTCAAATTTGCAGGAATCAACCACTTGCACTGGCACCGCGTATTTGACAAAGATGGCACCGAATTAACAGAAAAAGTTATCGACGGCCTTTACGCGCCAGATGCTAACCCTGGAAAAGTCGTTGAAAATATTAAAAACATGCGCTTCTTATATGAACAAGTAAAACATCTAAAAATGCTACCTTGTCCATATCACCGCTACTACTACATGACAGATGCAATGCTTGAAGAAGAACTGGCATCTTTCAAAAACGAAGGTACGCGCGGAGAAGTCGTGAAAAAACTAGAAGACAGCTTGTTCGAATTATATAAAGATCCAAATCTTGATTACAAACCAGAAGAATTATCGAAACGCGGCGGTGCACATTATAGTGATGCAGCATGCGAAATCATCAACTCGATTTACAACAACAAAGGTACGGTAATGGTCGTATCAACACGTAACAATGGCGCAATTGATGATGTTCCTTACGATAGCGCAGTGGAAATCACAAGTGTCATTCGTGCGCACGGTGCGGAACCAATCAACTTTGGCAAATTCCCACCAGCACAACGCGGCTTACTACAAGTAATGAAATCCATGGAAGAATTAACGATTGAAGCAGCAGTAACAGGCGATTACGCAACTGCACTTCAAGCTTTCACTTCCAACCCACTCGTTCCAAGCGGCGACTTAGCAAAAACAATTTTAGATGAAATGCTAGAAGCGCATAAAGAGTTCTTACCACAATTTGCTAAATAA
- a CDS encoding PFL family protein, with translation METNQILETIRMIEEEKLDIRTITMGISLLDCMDGDGEVARKKIYQKIVTKARDLVAVGEAIESEFGIPIINKRISVTPIAIIAGSSADTDYVEFAKTLDAAAKEVGVNFIGGYSALVQKGYTKGDEILIRSIPQALAQTERVCSSVNVGSTRTGINMDAVRQMGEVIKETADLTADTQGLGCAKLVVFANAVEDNPFMAGAFHGVGEADCVINVGVSGPGVVKRAIEKVKGEPFDIVAETVKQTAFKITRMGQLVGQVASEKLGVPFGIVDLSLAPTPAIGDSVAHILEEMGLEMVGTHGTTAALALLNDAVKKGGVMACGHVGGLSGAFIPVSEDAGMIEAVQQGALNLEKLEAMTAICSVGLDMIAVPGDTTAATLAAMIADEAAIGVINNKTTAVRVIPASGTKVGDMVEFGGLLGTAPVMPVNGKSSVDFIARGGRIPAPIHSFKN, from the coding sequence ATGGAAACAAATCAAATTTTAGAAACAATACGAATGATTGAAGAAGAAAAATTGGACATCCGGACGATTACGATGGGGATTTCTTTGCTAGATTGTATGGACGGCGACGGCGAAGTGGCTCGAAAGAAAATCTATCAAAAAATCGTTACCAAAGCGCGCGATTTAGTGGCTGTTGGTGAAGCAATTGAATCCGAATTCGGCATTCCGATTATCAATAAACGAATTTCTGTCACACCGATTGCAATTATCGCTGGCTCAAGTGCCGATACCGACTACGTAGAATTTGCGAAAACACTCGATGCTGCAGCAAAAGAAGTTGGCGTGAATTTTATTGGCGGCTATTCCGCACTCGTTCAAAAAGGCTACACGAAAGGCGACGAAATCCTGATTCGCTCAATTCCGCAAGCACTCGCGCAAACAGAACGGGTTTGCTCATCGGTTAATGTCGGCTCAACCCGAACCGGAATTAATATGGATGCTGTCCGCCAAATGGGCGAAGTAATCAAGGAAACTGCGGACTTAACAGCAGATACGCAAGGCCTAGGTTGTGCGAAACTCGTTGTATTTGCCAATGCAGTCGAAGATAACCCTTTTATGGCCGGGGCATTCCACGGTGTCGGTGAAGCAGACTGCGTTATCAATGTCGGCGTCAGTGGCCCAGGTGTGGTCAAACGTGCCATCGAAAAAGTAAAAGGTGAACCATTTGATATTGTTGCCGAAACAGTAAAACAAACTGCTTTCAAAATCACTAGAATGGGCCAACTCGTTGGTCAAGTAGCTTCCGAAAAACTCGGCGTCCCTTTTGGAATTGTCGACTTATCACTTGCGCCAACACCGGCAATTGGTGATTCGGTCGCGCACATTTTAGAAGAGATGGGGCTAGAAATGGTCGGAACTCACGGAACAACTGCCGCATTAGCCCTTTTAAATGACGCGGTGAAAAAAGGTGGCGTTATGGCTTGCGGACATGTTGGTGGTTTATCAGGCGCATTTATTCCTGTTTCTGAGGACGCTGGTATGATTGAAGCTGTGCAACAAGGTGCGCTCAACCTTGAAAAATTAGAGGCGATGACGGCAATTTGCTCGGTTGGTCTTGATATGATTGCCGTACCAGGCGATACCACTGCCGCAACCTTAGCAGCGATGATTGCTGATGAGGCTGCAATTGGCGTGATCAACAATAAAACAACCGCGGTTCGAGTTATTCCAGCAAGTGGAACCAAAGTTGGCGACATGGTCGAATTCGGCGGTTTACTCGGAACGGCACCAGTAATGCCAGTAAACGGTAAATCTTCCGTTGACTTTATTGCCCGCGGTGGTCGAATTCCAGCACCAATCCATTCCTTCAAAAACTAA
- a CDS encoding diguanylate cyclase domain-containing protein, with protein MKKMTNNLFADIGFLFFILLCFITIGFMINTPDEYLRNIIFLNITFLLVIITYFTNLTLGLILNVLYIFIYATYIIYEIVANQIAYGIDSYYWLIITPLFTVASAMFTRNTSRLQEENTKIKQQNLYLGTIDQETLLKNIVSFQNDERIFSSISRRYDLPLSLMVIKVRHWRELKRFQSEEEMRLALQDISAILESCIRTSDVLYLLDREDATWGLLLLTDEPGGKLVADRIKSRIAEANTEDFAAKYRVKLELRIGTSQFDSEKVKTPLDFIDLATKELEYDV; from the coding sequence ATGAAAAAAATGACGAATAACTTATTTGCAGATATCGGCTTTTTATTTTTCATCTTGCTTTGTTTCATCACGATTGGCTTTATGATTAATACGCCGGATGAATATTTGCGAAACATTATCTTTTTAAATATTACTTTTCTACTTGTAATCATCACCTATTTTACGAATTTAACACTGGGCTTGATTTTAAATGTCCTCTACATTTTCATTTATGCGACTTACATTATTTATGAAATTGTGGCGAATCAAATTGCGTATGGCATTGACAGCTATTATTGGCTGATTATCACGCCGCTTTTCACCGTAGCGAGTGCGATGTTTACAAGAAATACGTCGCGGCTACAAGAAGAAAATACGAAAATTAAACAGCAAAATTTATATTTAGGCACGATTGATCAAGAAACGCTACTAAAAAATATCGTTTCTTTCCAAAATGATGAGCGGATTTTTTCTAGTATTTCGCGCCGTTATGATTTGCCGTTGTCACTCATGGTTATTAAAGTACGACACTGGCGCGAGCTGAAACGGTTCCAAAGCGAAGAAGAAATGCGGCTAGCGTTACAAGATATTTCGGCGATTTTAGAATCCTGTATTCGGACGAGTGATGTACTTTACTTGCTAGATAGGGAAGATGCGACTTGGGGACTCTTGCTTTTAACAGACGAACCGGGCGGGAAATTAGTTGCCGACCGAATTAAAAGCCGCATTGCTGAAGCGAACACCGAAGATTTCGCCGCAAAATACCGAGTGAAGCTAGAACTACGGATTGGAACAAGCCAATTTGATAGCGAAAAAGTGAAGACACCACTAGATTTTATCGATTTAGCGACAAAAGAATTAGAATATGACGTGTAA
- a CDS encoding LacI family DNA-binding transcriptional regulator — protein sequence MANIQEIAKLAGVSSATVSRVINNRDYVSDETRKRVQTIIDKLDYVPNINAVSLKKGATKLIGMVIPSFTDSLNVFLKSFTMIAQEHGYNVTLFMTRIDPDKELEALEMLRQKQIDALVLVIRSNDWKTIEHYTKYGPIVTWQRVESEKIPSVFMNQYDGYTLGLEHLYAKGYRKFVNVYGNTTGLNTQSRMLAFKDFCTRYELDPHEFRQFYGQGSRQDGEKIAHWFAEAEHKPDAFLTPNDYFAAGLLTEARRLGYSVPEDFAICGFDNMEVAHLLDITTIHYPVNLQAENAFMLIMNQLFGSDLPLLDLDFRLVERKTT from the coding sequence TTGGCAAATATACAAGAAATCGCGAAACTGGCGGGTGTTTCATCAGCAACAGTTTCACGGGTAATTAATAATCGCGACTATGTGAGTGATGAAACGAGAAAACGCGTCCAGACAATTATTGATAAGTTAGATTACGTTCCGAATATAAATGCTGTGTCACTAAAAAAAGGTGCAACCAAATTAATTGGCATGGTCATTCCTAGTTTTACAGATTCACTTAATGTATTTTTAAAGAGTTTTACGATGATTGCGCAAGAGCATGGCTATAATGTCACGCTGTTTATGACGCGGATTGATCCAGATAAAGAACTGGAAGCCCTTGAAATGCTGCGCCAAAAACAAATCGATGCGCTCGTTCTCGTGATTCGGTCGAATGATTGGAAAACGATTGAGCATTATACAAAATACGGCCCGATTGTCACTTGGCAACGCGTCGAAAGTGAAAAAATTCCTTCTGTATTTATGAATCAATATGATGGCTACACGCTCGGTCTAGAACATTTGTATGCAAAAGGCTATCGGAAATTTGTGAATGTGTACGGCAATACGACTGGGCTCAATACGCAAAGTCGCATGCTTGCTTTTAAAGATTTTTGTACGCGCTATGAGCTTGATCCGCATGAGTTTAGACAGTTTTATGGGCAAGGTTCTCGGCAAGACGGGGAAAAGATTGCGCATTGGTTTGCGGAAGCGGAGCATAAACCTGATGCCTTTTTGACACCGAATGATTATTTTGCGGCTGGGCTTTTGACGGAAGCGAGGCGGCTCGGTTATAGTGTGCCAGAAGATTTTGCGATTTGTGGTTTTGATAATATGGAAGTGGCGCATTTGCTTGATATTACGACGATTCATTATCCTGTAAATTTGCAAGCCGAAAATGCGTTTATGTTAATTATGAACCAATTATTTGGCAGTGATTTGCCACTGCTTGATTTAGATTTTCGTTTAGTAGAGCGGAAAACGACATAA
- a CDS encoding M20 family metallopeptidase, giving the protein MNQTIKQVVLNNEEAMIAFRRDLHIHPELQWQEFRTTDQVAKELDKLGIPYRRTEPTGLIAELKGGKPGKTVALRADMDALPVQELNQDLPYKSTEDGKMHACGHDAHTAMLLTAAKALVEVKDELPGTVRFIFQPSEEIAEGAKEMIAQGAMEGVDHVFGIHIWSQTPSGKISCVVGSTFASADIIQIDFKGQGGHGAMPHDTIDAAVIASSFVMNLQAIVARETDPLDPVVVTIGKMDVGTRYNVIAENARLEGTLRCFNNTTRAKVAKSIEHYAKQTAAIYGGTAEMIYKQGTQPVINDENSALLVQKTITESFGEDMLYFERPTTGGEDFSYFQDEAPGSFALVGCGNPEKDTEWAHHHGRFNIDESVMKNGAELYAQFAYNYLNQDEI; this is encoded by the coding sequence ATGAATCAAACAATTAAACAAGTAGTTTTAAATAATGAAGAAGCCATGATTGCCTTCCGCCGTGATTTGCATATACATCCCGAACTTCAATGGCAAGAATTTCGCACAACCGACCAAGTTGCTAAAGAATTAGATAAACTGGGCATTCCGTATCGGCGCACTGAACCGACCGGATTAATCGCAGAACTCAAAGGAGGAAAACCCGGAAAAACGGTTGCCTTACGAGCAGACATGGATGCACTTCCAGTCCAAGAGCTAAACCAAGACCTTCCATATAAATCTACAGAAGATGGCAAAATGCACGCTTGCGGTCACGATGCGCACACTGCTATGTTATTAACCGCAGCAAAAGCACTCGTAGAAGTAAAAGACGAGCTACCCGGAACTGTGCGCTTCATTTTCCAACCGTCAGAAGAAATTGCCGAGGGCGCCAAAGAAATGATTGCCCAAGGAGCGATGGAAGGCGTGGACCACGTGTTTGGAATTCATATCTGGTCCCAAACTCCAAGCGGGAAGATATCTTGCGTAGTTGGCTCTACATTCGCCTCCGCAGATATTATCCAAATCGATTTCAAAGGCCAAGGAGGTCACGGAGCAATGCCGCATGACACAATCGACGCAGCCGTTATCGCTTCTTCATTCGTTATGAATCTCCAAGCCATCGTAGCACGCGAAACAGACCCACTTGATCCAGTCGTTGTAACAATCGGCAAAATGGATGTTGGCACTCGCTACAACGTTATCGCTGAAAATGCCCGTTTAGAAGGAACGCTTCGTTGTTTCAACAACACAACACGCGCCAAAGTTGCAAAATCAATTGAACACTACGCCAAACAAACCGCCGCTATCTATGGTGGCACAGCAGAAATGATTTACAAACAAGGCACACAACCAGTAATCAACGACGAAAATAGTGCCTTACTCGTCCAAAAAACAATTACAGAATCATTCGGCGAAGACATGCTTTACTTTGAACGTCCAACAACCGGCGGGGAAGATTTCAGCTATTTCCAAGACGAAGCTCCCGGCAGTTTTGCACTCGTTGGCTGTGGCAATCCAGAAAAAGATACAGAATGGGCGCACCATCACGGCCGATTTAATATCGACGAAAGTGTCATGAAAAATGGCGCCGAGCTATATGCCCAGTTTGCCTATAACTATTTAAACCAAGATGAAATATAA
- a CDS encoding class I SAM-dependent methyltransferase: MNLEEIVDCMLLNENDKEIQRTQTEHRIKLVDFWQVEKGDWVLEVGCGQGDTTAVLANAVGQDGFVQGIDIAPRTYGAPFTIGDATDHLKKSQLGAQIDFKLGTDILKGDITFPEKAFDVAVLSHASWYFSSKAELIQMLVLLSKWAKRVCYAEWDTRITDVKQTSHMLAVLTQSSYEAFKQETQSNIRTFITPIDMQEIIQSQNWKMGAETSIFSEKMQDSRWEISYVKDFITKELEADLGLPEKFKAFLLSQSKLITLENSLPMATYCTSWRAE; encoded by the coding sequence ATGAACTTAGAAGAAATAGTCGATTGCATGTTATTAAATGAAAATGATAAAGAAATTCAGCGGACCCAAACGGAGCATCGCATTAAACTGGTCGATTTTTGGCAAGTGGAAAAGGGGGACTGGGTGCTGGAAGTTGGCTGTGGACAAGGCGATACGACCGCGGTACTTGCGAATGCAGTTGGGCAAGATGGTTTTGTTCAAGGAATTGATATTGCTCCTCGAACTTACGGTGCTCCATTTACGATTGGTGATGCGACCGATCATTTGAAAAAATCCCAGCTCGGTGCGCAAATTGATTTTAAATTAGGGACGGATATTTTAAAGGGCGATATCACTTTTCCAGAAAAAGCGTTTGATGTGGCGGTTTTATCGCATGCTTCGTGGTATTTCAGCTCCAAGGCAGAGCTAATCCAAATGCTCGTATTACTAAGTAAGTGGGCGAAACGGGTTTGTTATGCGGAATGGGATACGAGAATTACCGACGTGAAACAAACATCACACATGCTAGCCGTGCTAACCCAATCTTCCTATGAAGCGTTCAAACAAGAAACCCAGTCCAACATTCGAACGTTCATCACACCGATAGATATGCAAGAAATCATCCAATCCCAAAACTGGAAAATGGGCGCAGAAACCAGTATTTTTTCAGAAAAAATGCAAGATAGCCGTTGGGAAATTAGTTATGTAAAAGATTTTATCACGAAAGAATTGGAAGCCGATTTAGGTTTGCCAGAAAAATTCAAAGCATTTTTACTTAGTCAAAGTAAATTAATTACACTTGAAAACAGCTTGCCAATGGCTACGTACTGTACTTCTTGGCGAGCAGAGTAA
- a CDS encoding Zn-dependent hydrolase — MQTNLERIKQHLENLDEFTATPGQGTTRLTYSKEDHEARNYLKQEMTKVGLTVSEDAIGNIYGRLEGENPDLPAVIVGSHFDSVPNGGAFDGPAGVITGLEVASVFHEQQIKPHFPLEIIAMVEEEGSRFGAGLLASRAITGKVTKEMLHEMKDIAGVTAAEAMASVGFDANQVHTAIRTKESVKAFIELHIEQGPVLENANEDVALVDTVVGLTQIKVTVKGQAGHAGTTPMLDRKDALVSAVEILGQLPELAIQEGGGTVLTIGKLNVYPNGANVIPDKVVFTVDIRAKNEIHVQNTLAKTKKIIQAAEKNGITCEIENMIYQQPTHLSKEIHQALTESADQLGFKYRTMVSGAGHDAMIFASLTEVGLIFVPSHNGISHAPEEWTDYDKLQKGIEVVLETVKKWTEESANESNN, encoded by the coding sequence GTGCAAACAAATCTGGAAAGAATAAAGCAACACCTAGAAAATTTAGATGAATTTACAGCAACTCCGGGTCAAGGAACAACTCGGCTTACATACAGCAAAGAAGACCACGAGGCGCGCAACTATTTAAAACAGGAAATGACAAAAGTAGGGCTGACTGTTTCGGAAGATGCGATTGGGAATATCTACGGACGATTAGAAGGCGAAAATCCAGATTTACCAGCAGTTATCGTTGGATCTCATTTTGATTCGGTTCCAAACGGTGGCGCTTTTGATGGACCAGCTGGCGTTATTACTGGCCTTGAAGTAGCTAGCGTTTTTCATGAACAACAAATTAAGCCACATTTTCCGCTTGAAATTATTGCAATGGTGGAAGAAGAAGGTTCTCGTTTCGGTGCAGGACTCCTTGCCTCGCGAGCGATTACAGGCAAAGTCACAAAAGAAATGCTGCATGAAATGAAAGATATAGCGGGCGTTACCGCTGCGGAAGCCATGGCTAGTGTAGGTTTTGACGCCAACCAAGTACATACAGCGATTCGTACAAAAGAGTCCGTCAAAGCATTTATAGAATTACATATCGAACAAGGTCCTGTCCTCGAAAACGCCAATGAAGACGTAGCGCTAGTTGATACAGTAGTCGGTTTAACACAAATTAAAGTAACCGTAAAAGGGCAGGCTGGCCATGCAGGCACAACCCCAATGCTTGACCGAAAAGATGCGCTAGTTTCAGCTGTCGAAATTTTAGGGCAATTACCAGAACTCGCTATCCAAGAAGGTGGCGGAACCGTGCTAACTATCGGCAAACTAAACGTTTATCCAAATGGCGCAAACGTTATTCCAGATAAAGTCGTTTTCACCGTGGATATTCGCGCAAAAAACGAAATTCACGTCCAAAATACATTAGCAAAAACAAAGAAAATTATCCAAGCTGCCGAAAAAAATGGCATTACTTGCGAAATAGAAAATATGATTTACCAGCAACCAACCCATTTATCAAAAGAAATTCACCAAGCCTTGACCGAAAGTGCTGACCAACTCGGCTTTAAATACCGGACAATGGTTAGCGGGGCCGGACACGATGCGATGATTTTCGCCAGTTTAACCGAAGTGGGCCTGATTTTTGTCCCTAGTCATAACGGCATAAGCCATGCCCCAGAAGAATGGACCGATTACGATAAGCTCCAAAAAGGAATCGAAGTCGTACTTGAAACAGTAAAAAAATGGACGGAGGAAAGCGCGAATGAATCAAACAATTAA
- a CDS encoding serine hydrolase domain-containing protein: protein MNRRERRKQKRRKNLIIVLSTVFLLFITTSWMIFEFKSKQQQTVSSPTKKKAATATKPPEDSGTKKEETKEPEPVEEKPKETIVKNQEIDDYLQKIGFSGSALVVRDGEIVIQKGYLYANRDEEVLNTPDTLFYIGSSQKAIIATALLQLEEKGKINTNDPISKYIPNFPNGNKILVKNFLNHTSGIVGRPKLTSNMTPEQLIQAIEKRGIKSQPGKWDYMDANYTVVGYLVEKVSGKPLATYLQENIFEPAGMKHTGYLQKDVDGGKNVSIGYKIDDNGIFQSPKLVDLTQLYGSGDISMTATDLYLFDKALMDKKLISEASLKKMFTPGSKSTYGMGFYVDPGSYNSHGVVTGWDVSNSVSHTGRTYVVLFSNVQNHIASFGKVNNDIYGLLNK, encoded by the coding sequence ATGAATCGACGCGAAAGACGTAAACAAAAAAGACGCAAGAACTTGATTATCGTGTTGAGTACTGTATTTCTACTGTTTATTACCACTAGCTGGATGATATTTGAATTTAAAAGTAAACAACAGCAAACAGTATCCTCACCAACTAAGAAGAAAGCAGCAACTGCCACAAAGCCACCAGAAGACTCAGGGACCAAAAAAGAAGAAACTAAAGAACCAGAGCCAGTAGAAGAAAAGCCTAAAGAAACCATTGTAAAAAATCAAGAAATTGATGATTATTTACAAAAAATCGGATTTAGCGGCTCAGCACTTGTTGTTCGCGATGGAGAAATCGTCATACAAAAAGGTTATTTGTATGCAAATCGTGATGAAGAAGTATTGAATACGCCAGATACGTTGTTTTATATCGGTTCTTCTCAAAAGGCAATAATAGCAACAGCACTGTTACAATTAGAAGAAAAAGGTAAAATAAATACGAATGATCCAATTTCGAAGTATATACCTAATTTTCCTAATGGTAACAAGATTTTAGTTAAGAACTTTTTGAACCACACATCTGGGATTGTTGGGCGTCCAAAATTAACAAGTAACATGACGCCAGAACAACTAATTCAAGCTATTGAGAAAAGGGGAATTAAATCACAACCTGGAAAATGGGATTATATGGATGCTAATTACACTGTGGTTGGTTATCTTGTAGAAAAAGTTAGTGGAAAACCATTAGCGACTTACCTACAAGAAAACATTTTTGAACCTGCAGGAATGAAGCACACTGGATACTTACAAAAAGATGTCGATGGGGGCAAAAACGTATCAATAGGATACAAAATTGACGACAATGGGATTTTCCAAAGTCCAAAACTTGTAGACTTAACGCAATTATACGGATCAGGGGATATTAGTATGACTGCAACGGATTTGTATTTATTTGACAAAGCATTAATGGATAAAAAATTAATTTCAGAAGCAAGTTTGAAGAAAATGTTCACACCGGGTAGTAAGTCAACTTATGGAATGGGATTCTATGTGGATCCAGGGAGTTATAATAGTCACGGGGTAGTAACCGGATGGGATGTGTCTAACAGTGTTAGCCACACCGGCAGAACTTACGTTGTTCTATTCTCCAACGTCCAAAATCATATTGCTTCTTTTGGTAAAGTGAATAACGACATTTATGGTTTATTAAATAAATAA
- a CDS encoding tagatose-bisphosphate aldolase — MVQITKGKFDGLQRLSNDKGVIAALAIDQRGSLKKMIQQAKGTENKKDVEDFKQLVSEELTPYASAILLDLEYGTPAIKARHEGSGLLTSYEKTGYDATTPGKLPDLIEDLSALRIKENGGDAVKILVYYDPDEPAEINEIKYAFLERIGAECRAVDIPFFLEPITYDATVTDSASLEYAKLKPAKVKASIKEFSKPRYGVDVLKLEVPVNFKYVEGFAEGEVAYTQDEAARHFEECSDLSPLPFIYLSAGVTSEMFHKTIQFANQHNVQYSGVLCGRATWADGIEVYGKQGDDALREWLRTQGKENITSLDKLLDEGAVPWWTKYGSFEDVHVVEKQ; from the coding sequence ATGGTACAAATAACAAAAGGTAAATTTGATGGTTTACAAAGACTCTCCAACGATAAAGGTGTCATTGCAGCGCTTGCCATTGACCAACGTGGCTCACTCAAAAAAATGATCCAACAAGCAAAAGGAACTGAAAACAAAAAGGACGTTGAAGACTTCAAACAACTTGTTTCTGAAGAATTAACGCCATATGCTTCTGCGATTTTGCTTGATTTAGAATATGGTACTCCAGCAATCAAAGCTCGCCACGAAGGTAGCGGACTTTTAACTTCTTATGAAAAAACAGGCTATGATGCAACAACTCCTGGTAAACTTCCTGATTTAATTGAAGATTTATCAGCACTTCGTATTAAAGAAAATGGCGGAGACGCTGTTAAAATTCTTGTTTATTACGATCCAGATGAACCAGCTGAAATTAATGAAATCAAATATGCCTTTTTAGAAAGAATTGGCGCTGAATGTCGCGCAGTTGATATTCCATTTTTCTTAGAGCCAATTACTTATGATGCAACAGTTACTGATTCTGCTTCTTTAGAGTATGCTAAATTGAAACCTGCAAAAGTAAAAGCTTCTATTAAAGAATTCTCTAAACCTCGTTACGGTGTAGATGTACTTAAACTTGAAGTTCCAGTTAACTTTAAATATGTGGAAGGTTTTGCGGAAGGTGAAGTCGCTTATACGCAAGACGAAGCAGCTCGTCATTTTGAAGAGTGTTCCGATTTAAGCCCACTTCCATTTATTTATCTAAGTGCTGGTGTAACTTCTGAAATGTTCCACAAAACAATTCAATTTGCTAACCAACATAACGTGCAATACAGTGGCGTTCTTTGTGGTCGTGCAACTTGGGCTGATGGTATCGAAGTGTATGGTAAACAAGGCGATGACGCTTTACGCGAATGGCTTCGTACACAAGGGAAAGAAAACATTACTTCTCTTGATAAATTGCTTGATGAAGGTGCCGTTCCTTGGTGGACAAAATATGGTTCTTTCGAAGATGTACATGTAGTAGAAAAACAATAG
- a CDS encoding ACT domain-containing protein, producing the protein MRAVLTVIGKDNVGIIAGVSNKLAELNINIVDVSQTIMDGYFTMMMMCDISQITKEFDEVKAELAGKGEDLQVKIHIQREEIFNAMHKL; encoded by the coding sequence GTGAGAGCTGTACTTACTGTAATTGGAAAAGATAATGTGGGTATTATCGCGGGTGTTAGTAACAAACTAGCAGAATTGAACATCAATATTGTGGATGTATCTCAAACGATTATGGATGGATATTTTACGATGATGATGATGTGCGATATTAGCCAAATCACGAAAGAATTTGATGAAGTAAAAGCAGAATTAGCCGGTAAAGGCGAGGACCTCCAAGTAAAAATACATATTCAACGTGAAGAAATTTTCAACGCAATGCACAAACTTTAG